The stretch of DNA TTAGGTGGTTGATATAGTCTCTTCAACTCCAATGGTGGTTCATGTGAGTATAAAACTTGTGGAGCGGATTGGATTTGACGGTTTCTCTTACGTGCATCCACGAATTCTTGTAAAAAGACCTtgccaaaaattttatctGTTTCGTCTTGAAAAATAGTCTCGAAGATTATGGTAACTCTGTCATTGGAAGgtttgatgaagatgttCTCCTCGTCACGATACTTGATTGTGAACAAAGTGTTGTCTCCATTGGCAGCAACCTCACCGCCAGTAATTTCTGCTTCGACAGGTGCCGGTTGCTGCTGGCTTAGTTCAATAAACTTCGAAATGGCCAATTCGAAGGGAAAACTCAATATAATGGTCTTCAAAACAGACAGTTGTAAAATCGATTCTTGAACCAATTCGGCCAACGTAATCTGAAGAGTGTAGTCATAGCCGGGCTCCACTTCACTTGGGATAGTCACCCCACCCAAAGAGGAGTAGTGGTCGGCCAGAAACTTCAGTAACGTCAAAGAACCGTCCAATTGGCACTCAGAGACACTTACCCAAGCTTTGGTCTTAACACTCAACAACAGAATGGACTTATCTTCTGCTGTGTTTGAAATGTGGTAGGTGGTATAGTCGAAATCGGAAACAATTCTGTCCATGGTCAACGGCGAACCCTTGCGAAGTGCCTCTATCGCTTCATTCAGTGTCTTTTGGATGAGAAGGTTTTGTGGTTGTAAGTGTAGCATTGCGGATTACCGTTTTGAGGCAAGAAGATTGCTAGTCTTGTATCTACACTAGTTCCTTTGAACGCTAGTTAGCCCCTATGCTTATAGTATTTCTTGTCAATACAAGCGTCTGAAAATTCAGATCGCTTTATACGAGTAAGTATGCCAAATACACCAAATATACCAAAGCATTGATTGCGTATACTGAgaatacatatatatatatatatatatatatatgtatggTCATTGCTATTTACAAAAGGTTGTATGGAGTGGGAATATTAGAGAAAAGTAGTCGAGAGGCCAAAGAAAACTTAGAGCGTACTGCGCATCACGATTTACTTGGCTTCTTGGCTCCATATTTCGACCTCGAAGAAATCCTGTTTACCACACCACTCAGGTCACCAGCACCTCTGATAACATGGTACTTCACACCAGGCAAGTCCTGACAACGCCCACCTCTGACATATACAATCGAATGCTCTTGAGCATCGTGGCCCTCACCCGGTATATATGCAGATACCACGTTCCCGTTAGTCAAACGGACCCTGCACGCCTTTCTCTGCGCAGAATTCGGCTTCTTGGGCTTTAAAACCATTACACGTAATACGACACCCTTCCGCTGGGGACACTGATCCAGTTGTGGAGCTGTACTTATCTTCTTGCGTCTTGGAGGCCCGGAGCCTCTTTTAATCTGATTCAATGTCGCTTGCATTGTCGTAGTGGAGGAAAACAATCTCTGCGCCTGTCTCAAGGGCGTACACCATGTGTTGGACATAAACCTCGACAACATGGCTCTTGTTGGCCTGCTTCAATTCTGGTGTACCTGTAAGTTCTCCGTCTTTTCCCTGGTTATATGCGTTTTTTCTCCCCAAATCGTTTTGTCGCTCGGGTAAGACTGAAATGCTTTTAAAAGCACTATTACTGTTTATTAtgctatatatatatatatatacagcCCGAGTCTGGCTTGATCTTATTTACATGATATATCATCTAGAAATCTATATACACTAGATCCCTCATTTGTTCTTGGTTTGAGTATAGCTGAAACGCTTCCTGGTAGGTGCGAACTCGCCCAGTTTGTGGCCCACCATATCTTCTGATATTTCAATAGGTACGTACTCCTTACCATTGtgtatttgaaatttcagTCCCACGAACTGAGGAAGGATGGTGGCGGCCCTTGCGTTTGTTCTTATTGGAGTGCCCTTAGTCATGGCCTCCCTTATGGGTAATGGCACGATGTTGGGGCCCTTCCATACGGACCGCGATAAAAGTCTAGCTGCCGGTtgcattttatttttggtGGACACTACTTCTGCCGATGCTGTACTGCTCTTGCAATGAACCTCACCGTTTTAAGTCATGGTTAGATTCTTACTAGGCGCTTCCAATTGCCATTTCTTGCTCAGCCATAACCGTGAATAGTGATCCAAACGCTAATGCCGGGTGATGCttaaaatttgaaaaattattgcAGATTTGTATTATATAGAAAGCATAACTGGCGATGAGATGTGCTCGAAACTGGACACCTTTACCATTGGTGACCGGTAGTGACAATGTTTGCATCGAGATTTGACCCTAGCCAATTGACTGCTCCTGCAGCTAGCGCACCAGAAGGAATCGTCGGAACTACTCCCCCGGCCATTGTGCCTTTAAAGAGGCAGGCTACTGAAtctgataatgaagaatatggCTCTCACCAAGATTCTGATGAGAGTTCCAACTCTAGTTCAGAGGAAGACGAAGACCGTATGCAAGTAGATTATGGGGCTAGTGAAGAGGATTCGAGTGAAGtggaagaggaagagagTAAGCCAAGTACTCACAGCACAGTGCTATCGAGATTCAAGCAAACAGTATCATTGCAAGAAAGGCTAGGTGCATCTGATATTGCTGAGAGTAAGGAAGACGAAGGTATTGAAGACGAGGCGGCCTCAACTCACCAACTAAAACAGATTCCTCAACCTGAATTCGTCAAAAACCCAATGAATTTGAATACAAATTCATTACAGTTCAAATCTACGGGTTGGTTAAATACTGAGAAGATATATTATGATAATTCCTTGATCAAACCGTTCTCGGATTACGCAAATGAATTAGAAGCAAAACTACTGCAGAATATTTGCAAGAATTTCTCTACAAACACTTTTCCCATCCAATCGATCATCCTAGACTCCATATTACCGGTATTGAACTTCACGTTGAACGTATCTAAGAGAAACTTCACCAGAAGAATCGGTGATATTCTTGTAAATGCTGCTACCGGTTCAGGTAAAACTTTGGCTTACTCCATTCCTATTGTTCAAACCCTCTTCAAGAGACAAATTAACAGACTGCGTTGTATAATCATCGTCCCCACAAAACTATTGATAAACCAAGTTTATACTACGTTGACAAAGCTAACTCAAGGGACGTCGCTTATTGTGAGCATTGCCAAATTagaaaattctttgaaGGACGAAcacaaaaaattatcaaatttggAACCAGATATCTTAATCACTACACCTGGTAGATTAGTAGATCATCTAAATATGAAATcgataaatttgaaaaacctAAAGTTTTTGATTATCGATGAGGCTGATCGTCTTTTGAACCAGTCCTTCCAGGGCTGGTGTCCAAAACTAATGTCCCATTTGAAAACGGATAAATTAGATACACTTCCAGGGAACGTGATCAAAATGATCTTCAGTGCGACATTGACTACCAACACAGAAAAGTTAAACGGCTTGAACCTTTACAAACCAAAGTTGTTCCTGAAGCAAACCGATAAATTGTACCAGCTACCTAACAAATTGAATGAATTTAACATCAACATTCCCACGGCGAAAAGTGTTTACAAGCCATTGATATTGTTGTATTCAATATGCCAATTTATGGCACATTCCCCCATTGCTGCaaagattttgattttcgTTAAATCAAATGAATCGTCTATCAGATTAAGCAAGTTACTACAACTTATCTGTGAATCTCGCTCACAATCCAGCGTATTGAAAAaccttcaaaatttggCGGTGAGTATTAATTCTGTCAATTCAAACAACTCCAAAgcagaaaataaaaaaattgttgcGAACTTCTCGCATCACTCGGAAAGCGCAGGCATTACCATCTTAATTACTACCGATATCATGTCCCGTGGTATTGATATTAACGATATCACTCAAGTAATAAACTATGACCCACCAATGTCTTCTCAACAATATGTCCATCGTGTTGGTAGAACAGCAAGAGCTAACGAACTTGGTTCCGCTTATAACTTACTAGTAGGTAGAGGTGAAAGAACGTTTTTCGATGACTTAAACAAAGATCTAGATAGAGACGGTAAATCTGTCCAGCCATTAGAACTCGATTTTACCCTATTGGAATCTGATTCTGAACTATATACTTCGTCTCTagaaagtttgaaaaactaTCACAATAACACCGCACAAGCTTAATTTCTCACTTTCCACCTTCGCATCCATTCATTTATAACATtcaaacatttttttttttagtctCATTCTAATAACTCCTGAGTATAGTAATATTAATATGTATGTATTGATGGGTATGTAACTGTAAAATTATATTCGGTCTATGTCTATTGTAGTTTCACACGTTGGAATGCTCGTTTGAATGCACTTGTCAATGGCTAACCTTAACATCAATTCGTCATCGTCGGAGCCTCCTTTCATTGTTATCTTGATCAGTACCACATAAAGCGTAAAATTCACTTTGCTTATTACTATATCATCGTAATTTAGGATGTATCTGGATTTAAACTCACTTAATCTCTCGATTTGGTCCTTGATCATGTTCTTAATGGTTGTTGGATTTTCAGTGAAACCTGCAGAATTCAAAAACCCAGTTTTCCGTATCTTTGTATTCTTTGTTGCTATAGGTAGTGAGCTCATTGATCTTGGTCGTACAGatggtttttctttagcaGCTTTAGACTCGACTTGTTGAGTATGGGCGGTCGTATCAGTGCtgtcattattattgaatAACGCTGAATTGGATAAAGATGTGGTGGAAAATCCCATTAGTAACACTGTCGAGGTCCACCGTGCTATAGTCAGCCCATGCCATAGAATTAAACTCGAAATAACCAAAGTAGCAAGGTAATCGGATATACTCGATAACAGATCCAATAGTAGGGGATAAATGAATAGGTATGCTGTATAAGTGATGGTAATAATCGGGTTCTTCGTCTTTAAATTACTGTATTTGTTAGCATAAAACGTCTTATAAAGTGATAACGTCGATAACACTAAATTGATCATTAGTATGCTATACCATAAGGTAATATTCTCGTTTTGTGAATCATTGGCATTGGCAATGTGGGAATGAGGAATTTGCTCATTAATTTCATCGTGATCATGGTTATTCGTCAAAGAACTACCAGATTCTACAAAGAGGACTATGAATTCTTCAATTATATGGAATAAAAGGTCCAGCCCAACAAAGCATAACGAAACGGCAAGCGCAAAACTTAGTAGAACGTCTATTCTATTTAACCCGAATGGAAATGTGATAGTGCCTGTAAACCATACCTGGAACTGAGACAAATTTTCCACAAATATGATTACCAGCGAACCGATGATATCGTAAGTAATAAAATGCGATAGTGTAATAAAATTACTCCATGAGTACAGGTGTCCGACTTGGAAAGTAATCAGACATGCAAAGATTTGTAGAGCGGCAATAGATAACTGAATATAAGCCTTTGGCCATGGCAAATTTGACAGCAAATCATTGAAATCTGGAATGGGAAGAGATTTGGCAATGTTCAAAGGAATTTTCACCTCAGgctcttgaaaaaaattcatggATACAGAGGAATGCTTATAACGATGCCCCTTACGAAATGAGGTCCTTGATGCAGCTGAAGAGGGTGGTGTCTGTTGATGCGGTTGCAGCGTTGATGTCGTAAAATTAAAGGGAGAATCCAAGGTCATAGAAGACCTCTTACTGCTGCCAGCATCGGGGGAAATGCCTCTTACCGGTGATCTTGTTCTGGGAGGAGGCGGCACCAGCTTTGGTGCTGGTATATATTTGAGTGATTGCCTTCGTCCTTCGTTGCCTTTTCCCTTCATCAAAGCAGCTTCATTGATATTAGCATTACTAGAAGCGTTTTCACCAAAAGTGAACGAAGGATTGTAGATGATACTAGAACTGGAATTGTTACCTTCCTTGGCAGAATAAAATAGGGAACTGGGCCTAGGTGATGCAAAAAATGTCCTGTTTTGGGATGGTATACCGTCTACATTCCCGACAGCGTTCATATTGGACAAAGAAAACGATGAAGCATCGGAATCATTCAATTTAGGAGTCTGGAAAGCAACTTCCGGAGACAAATTGTCCTCCTCTTGTATAGCGTTCATTTGCGGCGTCTCCATAGCTCTTTCCCTATTCTATAATCTCGCTCACAAGTCACTAAATATTCACTTTTTCTCTCTTAGTAACAAAAATACCTTCAAggttcatcattttcagtAATGAATATTCTTGATATTACGCAATAGGACACTTGTGGAAAACTTTTTGAGGTTGCGTTACCCGCGCTGAAATTCGAGAACAATAAAGATCATCATCTCTCATTTTAGCTACATTATAACATAAGAAGGTGCATTTAGTTATCTTATGTGGACTAGGGTATGACAAACATGGCTGCCAAGAATCAGTTCAAAGGAAGCAGCTTCACACTAGCGCAGCTAATCGAAGAAGTCGGACGTAACGGAGGAAAAAAGCCTGTGTTCCAGTATAAGGTACCACGGTCGATACGATGGGCTTCAACTGCTCTAGCTGTAGTGTTTCTCACATATGGCGCTGCATACACTGATATGTCGTGGAGAACTGCTCGAGAAGTGTACGGAAACGCTactgaggaagaaaaacacAGCCCGTGGTTCAAGTGCAAAACTTTTGGGCCTGTGGCTTTAGGGGTTTTGCCTGTGATCCTCGCTGCTGCCACGAAACACGTAACGTCAAGACTAGTCACAGAAATGAAATATCTGCCACCGCTCAAGAATAGTACGGTGCCACGGTGTCAATTGACTCGACGCACTTACTTGTTAGGAAGACCAGTTTCTATCACGAGGGAGATCAATGAACTGTCTAAAAATAAGGCCACCAAGATCTTCACAGGAGTAGGTTCTCAAGGTATGGAGGATAAGGCCacctttgttttcttcacAGTGGATGAAAAAGCACcctcatttttcaataaattttaCATTTTCTCGAGATCTGGTAGCGTTGTGAAGAATGACGCCAGGATCTTGGACTGCTTTTTCAACAGTGTGGCAGAAAATAAGCTATTGAACAGGTCAATATTAACTCAGATCCTTTCACATACGTCTGCCAAGACCCTATTTCACTCGGGGAATTCTAGATCATCCATCAAGAATATCGTGAAGCCCAAATAGGTACGGACATCTACGTAAGAATGCATGTAAATAATAATCgaataaaagaacaattaaACACTTGTATATGCACGCTATATCTACAAGAATCCAAACAGTCTCAAGATGTAGTCGACTGCCAAGGCGTACGTAAAGTAAAGTCCGGTGTTGATATTTGCATTAAAATACTTCCAGCAGTTTTTAGGATTGTCAAGATCCACTTTCTTTATCATGCTGAAGAGTCTATAAGCGAAGACTCCTAGTCCACCAATGAACCCAGGCCCCCATAACAACCCACTGTTCAAGCCGGCGACAGCTAACAGTGCGATTTGAGACGCGGACATGGCCTTCATGATAGACTTTGTGCGTGGACCCCAAGCCAAAGCGGTAGACTTGATTCCAGCCTTGATGTCAAACTTTTTATCCTGGTGTGCGTATATAGTATCGTAAGTCATACACCACAAGTAACTGCTCAGGTACAAAGGTATCATTGTAGGCCAGCTCATTACACCCATGGCAGGAAACCCAAGTAACGCTCCCCAATTGAAACATGCACTTAATGCAGCTTGAGGATAGTACGTAAACCGCTTAAACAAAGGGTATGTGAACACAATAGGTAACGATGCAAGGCCTAGCCACCAACACTGCGCAGGAAGCAAAGATAGAACGCCCATTCCAACAAGAGTTTGAGCCCCCAAGAATACTAACGCCCGACGGGGGCTCACTCTACCAGAGGCGATAGGCCTCTCGACGGACCTGATAACTCTTTGATCCAACTTTCTATCCAAAAAATCGTTGATGGTGCAGCCAGCACCTCTCATTACCAATGCACCTACACCGAAAATACCCAACATACCAGCTGTTGCGCTCAATGTAGCACCTTGCATCATGGCTCCCATAAGTATAGACCAACTGCAGGGCAAATATAACAGCCACGTGCCCACGGGTTTCTCTAGCCTCATCAGCTCCGCATACGGTATCCATTTCTTAGGCAGCCGAGACACGAACGGTCCCAGTCCATCCAATCTTTCCTTTCTTGCAACTTCCAACTCTTTCGACGTAAACACAGGTGCTGATTCTTTCGAGGAAGgggaggaggaggaggaggaagaagacGTATATCTCTTTCTGCTGCTTCCAATGATTCCAGCAACGGTAACTCGGCCGCTGCCCAGAATGGACCTCCCTAGTAAAATACTCTTTCTCTGCCAAATAAACATTAGTTGACACTGTTATTCTACGACAGTTATTTCTACTGTAATCTATAGTATACTCCGCCCTTCTGATAACCTTACTTTTAATTTTGGCCTGATTCTTGTGAAACTTTTCCACGATGCCGAAATCGCCGAAATGGCTCGTTTAGCCTTTTCTCGAAGATTGATATATAAAGAGCATCCATCGTGCTGGTAATGGTGATGCAAGATTGAAAATTCCCAGACAGTGAGCACCAGCACAATGACCGTTTACACAGCATCCGTTACCGCACCCGTCAACATCGCAACCCTTAAGTATTGGGGGAAAAGGGACACGAAGTTGAATCTGCCCACCAATTCGTCCATATCAGTGACTTTATCGCAAGATGACCTCAGAACGTTGACCTCTGCGGCTACTGCACCTGAGTTTGAACGCGACACTTTGTGG from Saccharomyces cerevisiae S288C chromosome XIV, complete sequence encodes:
- the ARC35 gene encoding Arc35p (Subunit of the ARP2/3 complex; ARP2/3 is required for the motility and integrity of cortical actin patches; required for cortical localization of calmodulin), producing the protein MLHLQPQNLLIQKTLNEAIEALRKGSPLTMDRIVSDFDYTTYHISNTAEDKSILLLSVKTKAWVSVSECQLDGSLTLLKFLADHYSSLGGVTIPSEVEPGYDYTLQITLAELVQESILQLSVLKTIILSFPFELAISKFIELSQQQPAPVEAEITGGEVAANGDNTLFTIKYRDEENIFIKPSNDRVTIIFETIFQDETDKIFGKVFLQEFVDARKRNRQIQSAPQVLYSHEPPLELKRLYQPPKVAEQSRRFITFVLFPRHFQTKELQFHSICQLTLFRNYFHYHIKCSKAYMHSRMRFRVDSFIKVLNRAKVDEDDENDELSAEGRQQARRTFTGRKIVY
- the MRPS12 gene encoding mitochondrial 37S ribosomal protein uS12m MRPS12 (Mitochondrial protein; may interact with ribosomes based on co-purification experiments; similar to E. coli and human mitochondrial S12 ribosomal proteins), with translation MLSRFMSNTWCTPLRQAQRLFSSTTTMQATLNQIKRGSGPPRRKKISTAPQLDQCPQRKGVVLRVMVLKPKKPNSAQRKACRVRLTNGNVVSAYIPGEGHDAQEHSIVYVRGGRCQDLPGVKYHVIRGAGDLSGVVNRISSRSKYGAKKPSKS
- the RSM19 gene encoding mitochondrial 37S ribosomal protein uS19m RSM19 (Mitochondrial ribosomal protein of the small subunit; has similarity to E. coli S19 ribosomal protein) — its product is MQPAARLLSRSVWKGPNIVPLPIREAMTKGTPIRTNARAATILPQFVGLKFQIHNGKEYVPIEISEDMVGHKLGEFAPTRKRFSYTQTKNK
- the DBP6 gene encoding putative ATP-dependent RNA helicase DBP6 (Essential protein involved in ribosome biogenesis; putative ATP-dependent RNA helicase of the DEAD-box protein family; human homolog DDX51 complements yeast dbp6 mutant) yields the protein MFASRFDPSQLTAPAASAPEGIVGTTPPAIVPLKRQATESDNEEYGSHQDSDESSNSSSEEDEDRMQVDYGASEEDSSEVEEEESKPSTHSTVLSRFKQTVSLQERLGASDIAESKEDEGIEDEAASTHQLKQIPQPEFVKNPMNLNTNSLQFKSTGWLNTEKIYYDNSLIKPFSDYANELEAKLLQNICKNFSTNTFPIQSIILDSILPVLNFTLNVSKRNFTRRIGDILVNAATGSGKTLAYSIPIVQTLFKRQINRLRCIIIVPTKLLINQVYTTLTKLTQGTSLIVSIAKLENSLKDEHKKLSNLEPDILITTPGRLVDHLNMKSINLKNLKFLIIDEADRLLNQSFQGWCPKLMSHLKTDKLDTLPGNVIKMIFSATLTTNTEKLNGLNLYKPKLFLKQTDKLYQLPNKLNEFNINIPTAKSVYKPLILLYSICQFMAHSPIAAKILIFVKSNESSIRLSKLLQLICESRSQSSVLKNLQNLAVSINSVNSNNSKAENKKIVANFSHHSESAGITILITTDIMSRGIDINDITQVINYDPPMSSQQYVHRVGRTARANELGSAYNLLVGRGERTFFDDLNKDLDRDGKSVQPLELDFTLLESDSELYTSSLESLKNYHNNTAQA
- the ZRG17 gene encoding Zn(2+) transporter ZRG17 (Endoplasmic reticulum zinc transporter; part of a heterodimeric transporter with Msc2p that transfers zinc from the cytosol to the ER lumen; member of the cation diffusion facilitator family of efflux pumps; zinc-regulated directly through Zap1p; transcription induced under conditions of zinc deficiency), whose product is METPQMNAIQEEDNLSPEVAFQTPKLNDSDASSFSLSNMNAVGNVDGIPSQNRTFFASPRPSSLFYSAKEGNNSSSSIIYNPSFTFGENASSNANINEAALMKGKGNEGRRQSLKYIPAPKLVPPPPRTRSPVRGISPDAGSSKRSSMTLDSPFNFTTSTLQPHQQTPPSSAASRTSFRKGHRYKHSSVSMNFFQEPEVKIPLNIAKSLPIPDFNDLLSNLPWPKAYIQLSIAALQIFACLITFQVGHLYSWSNFITLSHFITYDIIGSLVIIFVENLSQFQVWFTGTITFPFGLNRIDVLLSFALAVSLCFVGLDLLFHIIEEFIVLFVESGSSLTNNHDHDEINEQIPHSHIANANDSQNENITLWYSILMINLVLSTLSLYKTFYANKYSNLKTKNPIITITYTAYLFIYPLLLDLLSSISDYLATLVISSLILWHGLTIARWTSTVLLMGFSTTSLSNSALFNNNDSTDTTAHTQQVESKAAKEKPSVRPRSMSSLPIATKNTKIRKTGFLNSAGFTENPTTIKNMIKDQIERLSEFKSRYILNYDDIVISKVNFTLYVVLIKITMKGGSDDDELMLRLAIDKCIQTSIPTCETTIDIDRI
- the MRX15 gene encoding Mrx15p (Membrane-associated mitoribosome receptor; involved along with Mba1p in the cotranslational insertion of nascent polypeptide chains into the inner mitochondrial membrane; associates with the mitochondrial large ribosomal subunit and nascent polypeptide chains; null mutant displays increased tolerance to mistranslation-induced proteotoxic stress; localizes to the inner mitochondrial membrane), which codes for MTNMAAKNQFKGSSFTLAQLIEEVGRNGGKKPVFQYKVPRSIRWASTALAVVFLTYGAAYTDMSWRTAREVYGNATEEEKHSPWFKCKTFGPVALGVLPVILAAATKHVTSRLVTEMKYLPPLKNSTVPRCQLTRRTYLLGRPVSITREINELSKNKATKIFTGVGSQGMEDKATFVFFTVDEKAPSFFNKFYIFSRSGSVVKNDARILDCFFNSVAENKLLNRSILTQILSHTSAKTLFHSGNSRSSIKNIVKPK
- the COQ2 gene encoding 4-hydroxybenzoate octaprenyltransferase (Para hydroxybenzoate polyprenyl transferase; catalyzes the second step in ubiquinone (coenzyme Q) biosynthesis; human COQ2, mutations in which are implicated in an increased risk of mutiple-system atrophy, can complement a yeast coq2 null mutant) — encoded protein: MFIWQRKSILLGRSILGSGRVTVAGIIGSSRKRYTSSSSSSSSPSSKESAPVFTSKELEVARKERLDGLGPFVSRLPKKWIPYAELMRLEKPVGTWLLYLPCSWSILMGAMMQGATLSATAGMLGIFGVGALVMRGAGCTINDFLDRKLDQRVIRSVERPIASGRVSPRRALVFLGAQTLVGMGVLSLLPAQCWWLGLASLPIVFTYPLFKRFTYYPQAALSACFNWGALLGFPAMGVMSWPTMIPLYLSSYLWCMTYDTIYAHQDKKFDIKAGIKSTALAWGPRTKSIMKAMSASQIALLAVAGLNSGLLWGPGFIGGLGVFAYRLFSMIKKVDLDNPKNCWKYFNANINTGLYFTYALAVDYILRLFGFL